Below is a window of Synechococcus sp. RSCCF101 DNA.
GAGTCCTCAGCTGGCTCCCGCCAGCAAGCCCGAGTTCGGAGATTTCCAGGCCAACGGTGCCCTGCCTCTGGCCCGGCCGCTCAAGCGGGCGCCGCGGCAGATCGCCACGGCGATCGTCGAGCAGCTGCAGGCGGACCCGGCGTTTCAGGCCTTGTGCGAGCCGCCCGAGATCGCCGGACCCGGCTTCATCAACCTCACGCTGCGTTCCACGACCCTGGCGGCTGAGGTGGCGCGCCGGCTGGCGGATCCACGCCTGGGTGTGGCCCCGGCGGAAGGGGCAGCGCCGGTGGTCCTCGACTTCTCCAGCCCCAACATCGCCAAGGAGATGCACGTGGGCCATCTGCGCTCCACGATCATCGGCGACTCGCTCGCCCGGGTGCTCGAATTCCGCGGCCATCCCGTCCGGCGGCTCAACCACGTGGGCGACTGGGGCACCCAGTTCGGCATGCTCATCACCCACCTCAAGCAGGTGGCGCCCGACGCGCTCACCACCGCCGATGCCGTGGATCTGGGCGATCTGGTGGTCTTTTACCGCCAGGCCAAGCAGCGCTTCGATGGCGATCCGGCCTTTCAGGAGGCCTCCCGCGAGGAGGTGGTGCGGCTCCAGAGCGGTGACGCCCTGAGCCTGAAGGCCTGGGGCCTGCTGTGTGAGCAGTCGCGGCGGGAGTTCCAGCGCCTCTACGACCGGCTCGACATCCGGCTGGAGGAACGGGGCGAGTCGTTCTACAACCCCCTTCTGGAGGCGGTGGTGGAGGACCTGCGGTCCACGGGCTTGCTGGTGGAAGACCAGGGGGCCCAGTGCGTGTTCCTGGAGGGCATCACCGGCAAGGACGGTCAGCCGCTGCCGCTGATCGTGCAGAAGAGCGATGGCGGTTACAACTACGCCACCACCGATCTGGCAGCGATCCGCTATCGCTTCGCGGCGGCCCCTGAGGGGGATGGGGCCCGCCGCGTCATCTATGTGACCGATGCCGGCCAGGCCAGTCATTTCGCCGCCGTGTTCCAGGTGGCCCGCCGCGCCGGCTGGATTCCCGAGGGGGCCAGCGTGGAGCACGTGCCCTTCGGCCTGGTGCAGGGTGAGGACGGCAAGAAGCTCAAGACCCGCTCCGGCGACACGGTGCGCCTCAGGGACCTGCTCGATGAGGCGGTGGAGCGGGCCGAGGCGGACCTGCGCCGGCGCCTGCAGGAGGAGGAGCGGCAGGAGGAGGAGGCCTTCATCCGCCACGTGGCCACCACCGTGGGCCTGGCGGCGGTGAAATACGCCGACCTCAGCCAGAACCGCAACACCAACTACCAGTTCTCCTTCGATCGGATGCTGGCCCTGCAGGGCAACACGGCGCCCTATCTGCTCTATGCCGTGGTGCGGATCGCCGGCATCGCCCGCCGGGGCGGTGATCTGGGGGCGGACCCAGGCGCGGCTGTGCTGCGGTTCACGGAGCCTCAGGAATGGGCTCTGACGCGCCAGCTGCTGCAGATGGACGCGGTCATCGAGGAGGTTGAGCACGACTTGCTTCCAAATCGTCTCTGCGCCTTCCTGTTCGAACTGTGCCAGGTGTTCAATCGCTTCTACGACCAGGTGCCCGTGCTCAAGGCGGATGAACCGGCGCGGACCTCGCGACTGGCTCTCTGCCGGTTGACGGCCGACACGCTGCGACTCGGCCTGGGCCTGCTGGGCATCGCCACCCTGGAGCGGATGTGAGCAGCCACCGGGATCCGAGCCCAATCAATGGCCGCTTGGCAAAGGGCGTTCCTGCTCGGCGCTGCCTGCCCTGGTTGCCCCTGGTTCTCACAGCGGTGGCGATTGCCGTTCTCGCCAGCGAACCCTGGATCGTCGATCACTACCGAAAGGGGCACTTCAACTGGGTTTCAGTCCACTCGCTGGCCATCGCCCGTCACAGCCTGCCCGCTTTCGGTGGGGTGGGCTACTCCTGCGAATGGATCAGGCCATCCGGTTCCCACTTCGACTACTTCAACCGCTACCCCATCGGCTTTGCCCTGTTGAGCCGCTGGCTGCTCTCTCCCTGGGAGACGGATCCAGCGGCCTATCTCTACGCCGCCAGGCAGTGGATGAACGCTCTGTTTCTTTTCACCCTGGCCGCGCTGTACAGCCTTCTGCGTCAGCTCGGTGGCAGCCGGACCATGGCGGTGGTTGCCGTGCTTGGCAGTGCCTGTGCCCCCGCGGCGCTGCACTACAAGTCGATGTTTCATTTCGATCAGCCGGCACTTCTGGCCTACGTGTTGGTGATCCTGGCCGCCATCGCTGTGTTCACAACGCCGCGTCGCCCGGCCTGGCCCTACCTCGGTGCATTGGGTGTCGGTGTGCTCGTGGGCCGATCGGCGATCCTGCTCTGCTTCTCCCTGGCTCTGGCCGTCGTTCTCTCGTGGCGCTCACGGCGTGAGCCGCACGCCGGTGGCGGCACTGGGGCTCGCGCAGCATGGTCCGGCGTCGGCCTGGCTGTGTCCCTGCTGGCGATCGCCACCTCGTACAACGTGATCCAGGAGGCTCGCGCCAACGGCACCTCCTGGATCCGCACGTCGATTGTTGAGTCCTCCCAGCGGCGGCTGGGCTTCACGGGCCGGGGGTTCTCGGAGGAGCATCTCCAGCGCAGCGCCTGGACTGGTGGTGCGATTCCGGAAATGCTGGAGAACCTGCGCGACTGGATCAGCCCGGTCCTTCCTGTCGTGCTTCTCCTGCTTCTGCTCCTGGTTCTGCTTCAGCTGCTCTCAGGGCGTGCTCCCTGGCGCAGCCTGTTGGAGGGCCGTGCACCACGCCTGGCCTGCGGGGCTCGCTCCCGCCGCGCCCTGGCCGTCCCGGTTGTCGGCCTCGCCTCGTTGCTCTGGCTGGTGTTGATGAAGAACCTGGTTGTCTTTCATGACTACGCCCTCATGATGCTGTTGCCCCTGCTGAGCGTGATCCTCATGGGGCTTGGGGAACGTCTGGAGCTTCTCGCCGTGCAGCTGGTCCCCCGATTGGGCAGAGCTGTGGCGCCGACCATGGTCCTGGCGGTGTTGGGCGTGATGCTGGTCCAGGCCGTGGCGGTGTCGCAGTCCCGCTTGCATCCCTCCGCGGAACGACAGGAGCGGCTGGATCTCTTCTTCAGCCAGCTTCAGGCCTTCCGCCTTGTGAGTGATCCCAGGACTCCTGTTCGTCATGAGCAGGATTGGTTGCCCGGATCTCCCTATGCCCAGTGCCTGCTTCTGGATCAGCCATTGTGGACAGAGTCCTCGACCGAGACCGCCGATGGCCTCGCAGCTCAGGAGCCTGAGCTGCTGTCGCCGCCCCGCCTGCCCCCCTGCGCCGCTGATGCGCTCTCCGATCTCCCCTGAGCCTGTCCCCCCTTCCGCACGGGCCGAGGTGGAGGACCTCCAGGCCTACAGCGCGCCACTGGAGGGGCGACGGGGGATGTTGCGGCTCGATTTCAACGAGAACACGGTCGGGCCCAGCCCCAAGGTGGTGGAGGCCATCCGCGCCATCCCACTCGAGCACTACGCGGTCTATCCGGAATACGACGCTCTGATGGACGCGCTCCTCCCGGCACTGCAGGGGGATCTCGGTCCGGGTCGCCTCGAACGTTCCAACCTCGGCCTCTTCAACGGTGCCGATGCCGCCATTCATGCGGTCTGTCAGGCCTATGGCGGACCAGGCGATCGCTTGCTGATCACGGCGCCGAGCTTCGGTTACTACACACCGTGCGCCCGCATGCAGGGGATGACGGTGGTGGCGATCCCCCATCGGATGCCAGGGCTGGTGTTTCCCCGGCAGGCCTTTGAAGAGGCCCTGCCCGAGGCTCGTATTGCGATGCTCTGCAATCCAAACAATCCAACGGGTACCCGTCTGGCCCCTGAG
It encodes the following:
- the argS gene encoding arginine--tRNA ligase yields the protein MLSIAHALDQQLRAAMERAFPEACEAARQAGAPLSPQLAPASKPEFGDFQANGALPLARPLKRAPRQIATAIVEQLQADPAFQALCEPPEIAGPGFINLTLRSTTLAAEVARRLADPRLGVAPAEGAAPVVLDFSSPNIAKEMHVGHLRSTIIGDSLARVLEFRGHPVRRLNHVGDWGTQFGMLITHLKQVAPDALTTADAVDLGDLVVFYRQAKQRFDGDPAFQEASREEVVRLQSGDALSLKAWGLLCEQSRREFQRLYDRLDIRLEERGESFYNPLLEAVVEDLRSTGLLVEDQGAQCVFLEGITGKDGQPLPLIVQKSDGGYNYATTDLAAIRYRFAAAPEGDGARRVIYVTDAGQASHFAAVFQVARRAGWIPEGASVEHVPFGLVQGEDGKKLKTRSGDTVRLRDLLDEAVERAEADLRRRLQEEERQEEEAFIRHVATTVGLAAVKYADLSQNRNTNYQFSFDRMLALQGNTAPYLLYAVVRIAGIARRGGDLGADPGAAVLRFTEPQEWALTRQLLQMDAVIEEVEHDLLPNRLCAFLFELCQVFNRFYDQVPVLKADEPARTSRLALCRLTADTLRLGLGLLGIATLERM
- a CDS encoding glycosyltransferase family 39 protein gives rise to the protein MPLVLTAVAIAVLASEPWIVDHYRKGHFNWVSVHSLAIARHSLPAFGGVGYSCEWIRPSGSHFDYFNRYPIGFALLSRWLLSPWETDPAAYLYAARQWMNALFLFTLAALYSLLRQLGGSRTMAVVAVLGSACAPAALHYKSMFHFDQPALLAYVLVILAAIAVFTTPRRPAWPYLGALGVGVLVGRSAILLCFSLALAVVLSWRSRREPHAGGGTGARAAWSGVGLAVSLLAIATSYNVIQEARANGTSWIRTSIVESSQRRLGFTGRGFSEEHLQRSAWTGGAIPEMLENLRDWISPVLPVVLLLLLLLVLLQLLSGRAPWRSLLEGRAPRLACGARSRRALAVPVVGLASLLWLVLMKNLVVFHDYALMMLLPLLSVILMGLGERLELLAVQLVPRLGRAVAPTMVLAVLGVMLVQAVAVSQSRLHPSAERQERLDLFFSQLQAFRLVSDPRTPVRHEQDWLPGSPYAQCLLLDQPLWTESSTETADGLAAQEPELLSPPRLPPCAADALSDLP